In one Nicotiana sylvestris chromosome 8, ASM39365v2, whole genome shotgun sequence genomic region, the following are encoded:
- the LOC138875963 gene encoding secreted RxLR effector protein 161-like: MEASKVIDTPIAATTRLDMDETRSPVNQTMYRGIIGSLLYLTASRPDIVFSVGLCARFQSNPKESHLKDAKRILRYLKGTHDLVLYYPSGDSFNLIGYADVDYIGYLMDRKSTSGMAHFLGSCLISWGTSKFQWFFQQLKLNM, encoded by the coding sequence atggaagcatcaaaggtgatagacactcccattgctgCTACCACTCGACTGGATATGGATGAAACTAgatctcctgtgaatcaaaccatgtatagaggcattattgggtctctcctctatctcactgccagtagacctgatattgtttttagtgtggggctatgtgcaaggtttcaatcaaatcccaaggaatctcacttgaaggaTGCCAAAAGAATactaagatatctcaaaggaacacaTGACCTGGTGTTGTATTATCCatcaggtgacagttttaatctgATTGGATATGCTGATGTAGATTATATAGGTTATCTTATGGACAGGAAGagcacttctggaatggctcacttcttAGGTTCATGCCTTATCTCTTGGGGTACAAGCAAATTTCAGTGGTtctttcaacagctgaagctgaatatgtag
- the LOC138875964 gene encoding uncharacterized protein, with product MAEDCELWDIICDGPYVPTKVLEELPFSMAKTSKEYTEADKKVVEKNFRAKKILVCGIGPEEYNRISTCDTAKEIWEVLQTAHEGTTQVKQSKIDILTIEYELLKMRDDESIQDMHTRFTSIINELHSFDKTIPRNKLVRKILNFLPNSWESKVNVIAESEDLQELTIEELIGNLKTYELKRKINNERREPKKEKNLVLKADYNDSGEKDSDMAYLTKIFQKMVRRNGEMLKRNSSNRPRNCDLCYKCGKPGHFLKDCPLLKQEFSKNHHEKIAKTNPVPVKDFKRKRSADNMMRQALAAWGGGSSSESEDESDIGGSSMMAVKGEKTGNDSTFALMAQSDDDDEDNGYKEVNLRDVQRNLKSYSPKKLMSLADVLITSFHSLVEDRDSLTLELGEFEQTRDDLVVVVTD from the coding sequence atggctgaggattgtgagttatgggatatcatatgcgatggtccttatgttccaacCAAGGTATTAGAGGAACTTCCATTTTCAATGGCAAAAACCAGCAAAGAGTACACTGAGGCAGACAAGAAAGTTGTGGAGAAaaattttcgtgccaagaaaattctagtatgtggaataggacctgaAGAGTACAATAGAATCTCCACCTGTGACACTGCCAAAGAGATATGGGAAGTTTTGCAAACAGCTCATGagggaactacacaagtaaaacaGTCTAAGATTGATATACTCACTATCGAGTATGAACTCTTAAAAATGAGGGATGATGAATccattcaagatatgcacacgagattcacttccatcataaatgagttacactcctTTGATAAAActattcccagaaacaagctagTAAGGAAAATCCTCAATTTTCTGCCTAactcttgggaaagcaaagtgaATGTTATTGCTGAATCAGAGGACTTacaggagctgaccatagaagagctgATCGGAAACTTGAAGACCTATGAGTTGAAGAGAAAGATAAacaatgaaagaagagaaccaaagaaggaaaagaacctggtacttaaAGCCGATTACAATGATTCAGGTGAGAAagacagtgacatggcttacCTAACCAAAAtatttcagaagatggtcagaagaaatggagaaatgctaAAAAGGAACAGTTCTAACAGACCAAGAAACTGTGATCTTTGTTACaagtgtggaaagcctggacACTTCTTGAAAGACtgtcctctcttgaagcaagaattctccaagaaccATCATGAGAAAATAGCTAAGACGAACCCGGTCCCTGTAAAGGACTTCAAGAGAAAAAGATCTGCTGACAATATGATGAGACaggctcttgcagcatggggGGGGGGTTCATCtagtgagtctgaagatgaaTCTGATATTGGTggtagttccatgatggcagttaaAGGCGAAAAAACTGGAAAtgactcaacttttgctttgatggctcaatcagatgatgatgatgaagacaatgGCTACAAAGAGGTAAATTtaagggatgttcagagaaatctgaaatcctactctccaaaaaaactcatgtctttagctgatgtattaatcacttcttttcatagtcttgtggaggataggGATTCTTTGACCTTAGAATTAGGAGAATTTGAACAAACTAGAGACGACTTAGTGGTTGTAGTTACTGACTAA